Proteins encoded together in one Nocardioides marinisabuli window:
- a CDS encoding HNH endonuclease signature motif containing protein has translation MSTTAAHPVGSAVARAHAVLDEVADMSAWSMSQSETAQAIVEASRLQARLAAVQSRLLEHAETVAVQERNASPSLAVWHSNVTRTTKRESFRQVRLAEGLARHVMVREALGCGDLVAEQASVICASLDALPDDLDPAVLRDATAALVEFAQVHDAKALRVLGRRILDVVAPEVGEAWEAEHLDREEREAEKSSVFRMREDGHGRIRGSFTVPTLVGQMLEKALLAFAAPKHQIANRVGTDEAPEPARRPTAQRLGDAFVELIERLDPKRLPRAGGVNATVVVTMTLATLQGGLAAAALDTGGRISAGAARRLACEAGIVPVVLDGKSKPLDVGRAKRFFTKTQRIAMGIRDGGCTAKGCDAPPAMCHAHHDDPWAHHGLTDLARGRLLCPYHHRRIHDPDYEVVIGGDNQVTFHHRT, from the coding sequence ATGTCGACCACCGCCGCGCACCCCGTCGGGAGTGCTGTCGCGCGGGCCCACGCGGTGCTGGACGAGGTCGCCGATATGTCGGCCTGGTCGATGAGCCAGTCCGAGACCGCGCAGGCGATCGTGGAGGCCTCGCGGCTCCAGGCACGGCTGGCCGCAGTGCAGTCCCGGCTGCTGGAGCACGCCGAGACCGTCGCGGTGCAGGAGCGCAACGCCTCGCCGTCGCTGGCGGTGTGGCACTCCAACGTCACCCGGACCACCAAGCGCGAGTCGTTCCGTCAGGTGCGCCTGGCCGAAGGGCTCGCTCGTCACGTAATGGTGCGCGAAGCGCTCGGTTGCGGGGACCTGGTCGCGGAGCAGGCGTCGGTGATCTGCGCGTCGTTGGACGCGTTGCCCGACGACCTCGACCCGGCGGTCCTCCGAGACGCGACTGCGGCGTTGGTCGAGTTCGCGCAGGTGCACGACGCGAAAGCGTTGCGGGTGCTGGGGCGCCGGATCCTCGACGTCGTCGCACCCGAGGTCGGTGAGGCCTGGGAGGCCGAGCATCTCGACCGCGAGGAACGCGAGGCCGAGAAGAGCTCGGTGTTCCGGATGCGCGAGGACGGCCACGGCCGGATCAGGGGCTCCTTCACCGTCCCGACCCTGGTCGGGCAGATGCTCGAGAAAGCCCTGCTGGCGTTCGCCGCCCCGAAGCACCAGATCGCCAACAGGGTAGGCACGGACGAGGCACCGGAGCCGGCACGCCGGCCCACCGCGCAGCGGCTGGGCGATGCGTTCGTCGAGCTCATCGAACGCCTCGACCCCAAGCGACTGCCACGCGCCGGCGGGGTCAACGCCACCGTCGTGGTCACGATGACCCTCGCGACTCTCCAGGGTGGGCTAGCAGCGGCTGCGCTCGACACCGGCGGCCGGATCAGCGCCGGGGCCGCGCGCCGGTTGGCGTGCGAGGCCGGCATCGTCCCCGTCGTCCTCGACGGGAAGAGCAAACCCCTCGACGTGGGCCGGGCCAAGCGGTTCTTCACCAAGACCCAGCGCATCGCGATGGGCATCCGCGACGGCGGCTGCACCGCCAAGGGCTGCGACGCACCACCCGCGATGTGCCACGCCCACCACGACGACCCCTGGGCCCACCACGGCCTCACCGACCTGGCCCGCGGACGCCTGCTGTGCCCGTACCACCACCGACGTATCCACGACCCCGACTACGAAGTCGTCATCGGTGGGGACAACCAGGTCACCTTCCACCACCGCACCTAG
- a CDS encoding DUF4328 domain-containing protein — protein MTTTTQSSRPALSSGWSTLSRALVVVLGLALLGNAVNAVFSSWAWRTFAGWASDPASIDQGRATAYDAGTVVIGLVLVVLHIMVLVLMIIWLFQAHRSDRMDPARLEHRSGWAIGGWFVPVLNLWRPYQMVEDVRLGGRSGSGPSTNVVLWWWISVVGASIANRVTTVLLGGADPADPDYFSALANANLSDVVASALWVAAAVLGILVVKDVTEAVEQSPHAPAPART, from the coding sequence GTGACCACTACGACGCAGTCCTCCCGACCCGCACTCAGCTCCGGCTGGTCCACCCTGTCCCGAGCGTTGGTGGTGGTCCTCGGCCTCGCGCTGCTCGGCAACGCGGTCAACGCGGTGTTCTCGTCCTGGGCCTGGCGCACCTTCGCCGGCTGGGCCTCCGACCCGGCCTCCATCGACCAGGGCCGGGCGACGGCGTACGACGCCGGCACCGTCGTCATCGGGCTGGTGCTGGTCGTCCTGCACATCATGGTGCTGGTGCTGATGATCATCTGGCTGTTCCAGGCCCACCGCAGCGACCGGATGGACCCGGCGCGGCTGGAGCACAGGTCGGGGTGGGCGATCGGTGGGTGGTTCGTGCCGGTGCTCAACCTGTGGCGGCCCTACCAGATGGTCGAGGACGTGCGGCTGGGCGGCCGGAGCGGCTCGGGCCCCTCGACCAACGTCGTCCTGTGGTGGTGGATCAGCGTGGTCGGTGCCTCCATCGCCAACCGCGTGACCACGGTGCTGCTCGGTGGCGCGGACCCTGCCGACCCCGACTACTTCTCTGCCCTCGCGAACGCCAACCTGTCCGACGTCGTCGCATCGGCCCTGTGGGTGGCGGCCGCGGTCCTGGGCATCCTGGTGGTCAAGGACGTCACCGAGGCTGTGGAGCAGTCGCCGCACGCGCCCGCCCCGGCGCGCACCTGA
- a CDS encoding O-antigen ligase family protein, with product MSPSSVAPPRPRSRAWGDVPRRPSRRTPTGPGRPSRVRTRVRAGLGLVLLALAGAALGLVLAGAGLVVGPWAPVALVVVPVLGALAWRRNDLVVPLAALTLPLGHVAAGPVDLVQLVTALVVAAVLVPAATRLDWRLPPWPVAVPLGLFVVVAVLATPRARDSDLAFRLDVQLVLLVLLVVAVLTAVRTTRRLTSVVAGLLAAGAASSVWALLASGPTESYYGGSVVTGRAVGVFSQPNELGLFSAVLLVLAVGTALSVPPGPASARRLRALALVASVLLLAALGVSLSRGAWFGAVIGVVALGVLVPATRRRLLRVGGGLLAGVAVLGLLGVGPLGQVVDRVASVGQATSNPYDQRPLIWAEGLRLVAEAPLLGHGPGGYYLEAAGGALRAGAVLEVEHAHQLLLNTAVEFGLVGLGALLALLAGLGAGLAAARRATATLDAGAPERWLPGVLAAALVPVLAHGMLDYPLRNPVVLTTVWLVLATLVAACTVAVTTTRPDTEDAR from the coding sequence GTGAGCCCCTCGTCGGTCGCCCCGCCCCGCCCCCGGTCGCGGGCCTGGGGCGACGTGCCCCGCCGCCCCAGCCGGCGTACGCCGACCGGCCCGGGACGGCCCAGCCGTGTCCGCACCCGGGTGCGGGCGGGCCTCGGGCTGGTGCTGCTCGCGCTGGCCGGCGCAGCGCTCGGCCTGGTGCTGGCCGGTGCCGGCCTCGTCGTCGGTCCGTGGGCACCGGTGGCGCTCGTGGTCGTCCCCGTGCTGGGGGCCCTGGCCTGGCGGCGCAACGACCTCGTGGTGCCGCTCGCCGCGCTCACGCTGCCCCTGGGCCACGTCGCGGCCGGGCCGGTCGACCTCGTGCAGCTGGTGACCGCGCTGGTCGTCGCGGCCGTGCTGGTGCCGGCCGCCACCCGGCTCGACTGGCGGCTGCCGCCGTGGCCGGTGGCGGTGCCGCTCGGCCTGTTCGTCGTGGTCGCCGTGCTGGCCACGCCCCGGGCGCGCGACAGCGACCTGGCCTTCCGCCTCGACGTCCAGCTGGTGCTGCTGGTGCTGCTGGTGGTGGCGGTCCTGACCGCCGTGCGCACCACCCGGCGCCTGACGAGCGTGGTGGCGGGCCTGCTCGCGGCGGGTGCCGCCTCGTCGGTGTGGGCGCTGCTGGCCTCCGGGCCGACCGAGAGCTACTACGGCGGGAGCGTGGTCACCGGGCGCGCGGTGGGCGTCTTCTCCCAGCCCAACGAGCTCGGCCTCTTCAGCGCGGTGCTGCTCGTGCTGGCCGTCGGGACGGCGCTGAGCGTCCCCCCGGGACCGGCCTCCGCGCGGCGGTTGCGGGCGCTGGCCCTGGTCGCCTCGGTGCTGCTGCTCGCCGCGCTCGGGGTCTCGCTGTCGCGCGGCGCCTGGTTCGGCGCCGTCATCGGCGTGGTCGCCCTGGGCGTCCTCGTGCCCGCGACGCGGCGCCGCCTGCTGCGCGTCGGGGGCGGCCTGCTCGCGGGGGTGGCGGTGCTGGGTCTGCTCGGGGTCGGGCCGCTGGGCCAGGTCGTCGACCGGGTGGCCTCGGTGGGACAGGCCACCAGCAACCCCTACGACCAGCGCCCGCTGATCTGGGCCGAGGGCCTGCGCCTGGTCGCCGAGGCGCCGCTGCTGGGCCACGGGCCCGGCGGCTACTACCTCGAGGCCGCCGGGGGCGCGCTGCGCGCCGGTGCGGTCCTCGAGGTCGAGCACGCCCACCAGCTGCTGCTCAACACCGCGGTCGAGTTCGGGCTCGTCGGCCTGGGCGCGCTGCTGGCGCTGCTGGCCGGGCTGGGGGCGGGGCTGGCGGCGGCCCGCCGGGCCACGGCCACGCTCGACGCCGGCGCGCCCGAGCGCTGGCTGCCGGGGGTCCTGGCGGCCGCTCTCGTGCCGGTGCTGGCCCACGGCATGCTGGACTACCCGTTGCGCAACCCCGTGGTGCTCACGACCGTCTGGCTCGTGCTCGCCACCCTCGTGGCCGCCTGCACCGTGGCGGTCACCACGACCCGACCCGACACCGAGGACGCCCGATGA
- a CDS encoding polysaccharide deacetylase family protein: MTEPGPAGRTRPAVRGRPPVVLMYHGFCTRRRPDDPENLFVEVGRFEQQLRWMLDQGWVALDLDGYLAALADPAGRPRRSFLVTIDDGFTSVLHLAVPVLERLGVPALLYVPSDLAGRTATWLPRPGEEPLLDADELRHLHSLPVVELGVHGADHVDLRGVGATALDHQVRAAHGRLGELVGAPLRSFAYPFGAHDAAAREAVAREGFEVGFSVFDDAGRHAVSRVDVNATDSLASFRLKVQLPGYRQWWSALDRAPFVRRGVRAALTTLGGRQDDR, translated from the coding sequence GTGACTGAGCCGGGTCCCGCCGGCCGGACGCGCCCGGCGGTGCGTGGCCGACCACCCGTGGTGCTGATGTACCACGGGTTCTGCACGCGGCGCCGCCCTGACGACCCCGAGAACCTGTTCGTGGAGGTCGGACGCTTCGAGCAGCAGCTGCGCTGGATGCTCGACCAGGGCTGGGTCGCCCTCGACCTCGACGGCTACCTGGCCGCGCTCGCGGACCCCGCCGGGAGACCCCGGCGCTCCTTCTTGGTGACCATCGACGACGGCTTCACCTCGGTGCTGCACCTGGCGGTGCCGGTGCTGGAGCGCCTCGGTGTGCCCGCGCTGCTCTACGTGCCCTCCGACCTGGCCGGACGCACGGCGACCTGGTTGCCCCGGCCGGGGGAGGAGCCGCTGCTCGACGCCGACGAGCTGCGCCACCTGCACTCCCTGCCGGTGGTCGAGCTGGGCGTGCACGGCGCCGACCACGTCGACCTGCGCGGGGTGGGCGCCACGGCGCTCGACCACCAGGTGCGGGCGGCGCACGGGCGGCTCGGGGAGCTGGTCGGAGCCCCGCTGCGCTCCTTCGCCTACCCCTTCGGCGCCCACGACGCCGCCGCCCGCGAGGCGGTGGCCCGGGAGGGCTTCGAGGTGGGCTTCTCGGTCTTCGACGACGCCGGTCGCCACGCGGTGAGCCGGGTCGACGTCAACGCCACCGACTCCCTGGCCTCGTTCCGGCTCAAGGTCCAGCTGCCCGGGTACCGCCAGTGGTGGTCGGCCCTCGACCGGGCCCCCTTCGTGCGGCGCGGCGTGCGGGCGGCGCTGACCACCCTGGGCGGGCGGCAGGACGACCGGTGA
- a CDS encoding GNAT family N-acetyltransferase has protein sequence MLPLGGPDPTTWDDLALAARNLFATHAWASTWWGEYADGATPHVLVDDPQAPRVVLPLHSRGRALRQVRWIGHGPADLLGPVCAPEDLPRAAPLLRAALEGGDLPADVVLLQDCPVAAPWWEPFDARPISTEVSPVLRFAEGLTWESWLASKSKNFRGQVNRKPRTLERDHDVVVRLATAETLSSDLDALFALHAARWEGDSPLLDPRQHRFTRAFATLALERGWLRLWSMDVDGRCVSSLLTFAFGPDVYCYQFGRDPEMDRESVGFVLLVHAVRDALESGAREFRFLRGDEDYKYRFADADDPVGTYALPRGLRGRAAVALAARRRAGQD, from the coding sequence GTGCTGCCCCTCGGAGGACCGGACCCCACGACCTGGGACGACCTCGCGCTGGCCGCCCGCAACCTCTTCGCCACCCACGCCTGGGCCAGCACGTGGTGGGGCGAGTACGCCGACGGCGCCACCCCGCACGTGCTCGTGGACGACCCGCAGGCACCCCGGGTGGTGCTGCCGCTGCACTCGCGCGGTCGTGCGCTGCGCCAGGTGCGCTGGATCGGCCACGGCCCGGCCGACCTGCTCGGGCCGGTCTGCGCGCCCGAGGACCTGCCCCGGGCCGCTCCCCTGCTGCGCGCGGCGCTGGAGGGCGGCGACCTGCCGGCCGACGTGGTGCTCCTCCAGGACTGCCCGGTCGCCGCGCCCTGGTGGGAGCCGTTCGACGCCCGCCCGATCAGCACCGAGGTGAGCCCGGTGCTGCGCTTCGCCGAGGGCTTGACCTGGGAGTCGTGGCTGGCCTCGAAGAGCAAGAACTTCCGCGGTCAGGTGAACCGCAAGCCGCGCACCCTCGAGCGCGACCACGACGTGGTGGTCCGCCTGGCCACCGCCGAGACCCTCTCGAGCGACCTCGACGCGCTCTTTGCCCTGCACGCCGCGAGGTGGGAGGGCGACAGCCCCCTGCTCGACCCCCGCCAGCACCGCTTCACGCGGGCCTTCGCCACGCTGGCGCTGGAGCGCGGCTGGCTGCGGTTGTGGTCGATGGACGTCGACGGCCGGTGCGTCTCGTCGCTGCTCACCTTCGCCTTCGGCCCCGACGTGTACTGCTACCAGTTCGGGCGCGATCCGGAGATGGACCGCGAGTCCGTGGGCTTCGTGCTCCTCGTGCACGCCGTGCGCGACGCGCTCGAGTCGGGCGCGCGGGAGTTCCGGTTCCTGCGCGGCGACGAGGACTACAAGTACCGCTTCGCCGACGCCGACGACCCGGTCGGCACCTACGCCCTGCCGCGCGGGCTGCGCGGTCGCGCCGCCGTCGCGCTGGCCGCCCGCCGCCGCGCGGGCCAGGACTGA
- a CDS encoding glycosyltransferase, with protein sequence MRPEPAPLDRLRLLVVTPTGLLGGSETWLLDLLRTTRPRVQAEVWMLEDGPLRSELVADGVSVTVLPTGPRARDLALRNLDLGRRLRRSDAEVVLANGVKAAAAVVPAARTVGVPVVWAKHDFSWDRELAPRLGRMSDAVLATSRAVAAATGRDDATIVPPPRPPAPTPRAEAAAYWAERGVDTGDGLVLALLGRLVGYKGVDTAIEALAHEGALSWRLVVAGPDDPTEPGERARLEALADRLGVRDRVLLTGPVPDAGRHLAAFDAVAVLTRSDGERFGREGYSLVALEALGAGVPLVGAAGNPEVERMALTAGRVVPPSDPRALAGALLELQEPEARDRCGRAGRAVLAEHPDAEACGQRVVQVLAEAARRPGAGLVGPPMTVLTCFRDEEGHVDEVVGAVLDQLGPDDEYLLLDDRSSDKTGAELAAWVSRDSRLRLLDGPGVNLSVARNAGFAQARHPRVACTDAGCAPGPRWLAGLRAAFAEPDPVDLVVGVYDVDGGDPVRDAARVALFPSIAEARRPGLLTRCAGRVTGRSFSARRLDGRSMACAVPAWEAAGGFDARLRSSEDAVFGDAVLAAGGRSALALDARVTWAQTGDLADMARMYAKYGEWGGRAGSWQLVSRDLVRASAYAVAPLVLATGGRGARATVLAGAAGYLALPALRARDVDVVPGTWAMVPVVVALKDVAKAAGCLRGLAARAAGRAGG encoded by the coding sequence ATGAGACCTGAGCCCGCGCCACTGGACCGGCTGCGGCTGCTGGTGGTCACCCCGACCGGGCTGCTCGGAGGGTCGGAGACCTGGCTGCTGGACCTGCTGCGCACCACCCGCCCACGCGTGCAGGCCGAGGTGTGGATGCTGGAGGACGGGCCGCTGCGGAGCGAGCTCGTGGCCGACGGGGTGAGCGTGACGGTGCTGCCCACGGGCCCGCGGGCTCGTGACCTGGCGCTGCGCAACCTCGACCTGGGTCGCCGGCTGCGGCGCAGCGACGCCGAGGTGGTGCTGGCCAACGGTGTGAAGGCCGCGGCCGCGGTGGTCCCGGCCGCCCGCACCGTCGGCGTGCCGGTCGTGTGGGCCAAGCACGACTTCTCCTGGGACCGTGAGCTCGCGCCCCGCCTGGGCCGGATGAGCGACGCGGTGCTGGCCACCTCGCGCGCGGTCGCTGCGGCCACGGGCCGCGACGACGCCACGATCGTCCCGCCGCCCCGCCCGCCCGCACCGACGCCCCGCGCCGAGGCGGCGGCGTACTGGGCGGAGCGAGGGGTCGACACCGGTGACGGGTTGGTGCTGGCGCTGCTCGGTCGCCTGGTCGGCTACAAGGGCGTCGACACCGCCATCGAGGCGCTGGCCCACGAGGGCGCGCTGTCCTGGCGGCTGGTGGTCGCCGGTCCCGACGACCCGACCGAGCCGGGGGAGCGGGCGCGGCTCGAGGCGCTGGCCGACCGGCTCGGCGTGCGCGACCGGGTGCTGCTCACCGGCCCGGTGCCCGACGCCGGCCGCCACCTGGCCGCCTTCGACGCCGTCGCCGTGCTGACCCGCAGCGACGGGGAACGCTTCGGACGCGAGGGCTACTCGCTCGTCGCGCTCGAGGCGCTCGGCGCCGGCGTACCCCTCGTCGGTGCCGCCGGCAACCCGGAGGTCGAGCGGATGGCGCTCACCGCCGGTCGCGTGGTCCCGCCGAGCGACCCGAGGGCCCTCGCGGGCGCGCTGCTGGAGCTGCAGGAGCCCGAGGCCCGGGACCGCTGCGGCCGGGCCGGGCGGGCCGTCCTGGCCGAGCACCCCGACGCCGAGGCCTGCGGCCAACGGGTCGTGCAGGTGCTCGCCGAGGCCGCGCGGCGTCCGGGCGCGGGGCTGGTGGGCCCGCCGATGACGGTGCTGACCTGCTTCCGCGACGAGGAGGGGCACGTCGACGAGGTCGTGGGCGCCGTCCTCGACCAGCTGGGGCCAGACGACGAGTACCTGCTGCTCGACGACCGCTCCAGCGACAAGACGGGCGCCGAGCTCGCCGCGTGGGTCTCGCGCGACTCCCGCCTGCGGCTTCTTGACGGCCCCGGCGTCAACCTGTCGGTCGCGCGCAACGCCGGCTTCGCCCAGGCGCGCCACCCCCGGGTGGCCTGCACCGACGCCGGCTGCGCGCCGGGGCCGCGCTGGCTGGCCGGGCTGCGGGCGGCCTTCGCCGAGCCCGACCCCGTCGACCTGGTGGTCGGTGTCTACGACGTCGACGGCGGCGACCCGGTGCGCGACGCCGCCCGGGTCGCGCTGTTCCCCTCGATCGCCGAGGCCCGTCGCCCGGGACTGCTGACCCGCTGCGCGGGCCGGGTCACCGGGCGCAGCTTCTCGGCCCGCCGCCTCGACGGCCGCTCGATGGCCTGCGCCGTCCCGGCGTGGGAGGCCGCCGGCGGCTTCGACGCCCGGCTGCGCAGCTCCGAGGACGCCGTCTTCGGTGACGCGGTGCTCGCCGCCGGCGGCCGCAGCGCGCTGGCCCTGGACGCCCGGGTCACCTGGGCACAGACCGGCGACCTGGCCGACATGGCGCGGATGTACGCCAAGTACGGCGAGTGGGGTGGCCGCGCCGGCTCCTGGCAGCTGGTCAGCCGCGACCTGGTGCGCGCCTCGGCGTACGCCGTGGCACCGCTGGTGCTGGCGACGGGCGGACGAGGCGCGCGTGCGACCGTGCTCGCCGGCGCGGCCGGCTACCTGGCGCTGCCGGCGCTGCGGGCCCGCGACGTCGACGTGGTGCCTGGCACCTGGGCGATGGTGCCGGTCGTCGTCGCGCTCAAGGACGTGGCGAAGGCGGCCGGGTGCCTGCGCGGGCTGGCGGCCCGTGCGGCGGGGAGAGCCGGTGGCTGA
- a CDS encoding polysaccharide biosynthesis C-terminal domain-containing protein, with amino-acid sequence MAEQVISATTHRAARNAVVRAVAEVLGKIATLAWTVGAARMLSADDFGAVFYALTIMLVLTSLAAWGFDSGLTRRGSAVPESLPRLFRATQLWKTGLAVPVLLVAGLLLAGVPAVGSWPVLALMLAAGLPELWSQTIRTAAACRQVSAGVSSALVVQRVATAAAVLGALAAGTGAEGVAAGFLAGTVVGWLAHVVAARRLDVRQPLRGLERADLAAAVHETVLVGVSGLVLMLLFRVDVLILGQLEGAEAVAVYTVAYRILETVLFVTYAINSAVLPVLSSTASSATRRLGVERAIAVGGFVYLPFVAVSVMEGRDVIDLLFGPTYADAAAPVLAWLAPAALLLAVASFTDSLLHVLGRHRALLASSSVALVINVALNLALIPVLGATGAALSTTASYLVQAVAVLVFLERAGERPSVLRPLLSASGASLVLVAVLALIHLPVLAELLVGAVAYLATWLLLVRRLAPEQQQVLVGLLRRRVA; translated from the coding sequence GTGGCTGAGCAGGTCATCAGCGCGACGACCCACCGGGCCGCGCGCAACGCGGTGGTGCGCGCCGTCGCGGAGGTGCTCGGCAAGATCGCCACCCTCGCCTGGACCGTCGGGGCGGCGCGGATGCTGTCCGCCGACGACTTCGGCGCGGTGTTCTACGCGCTCACGATCATGCTCGTCCTGACGTCGCTGGCCGCCTGGGGCTTCGACAGCGGCCTCACCCGGCGCGGCAGCGCCGTGCCCGAGTCGCTGCCCCGGCTGTTCCGGGCCACCCAGCTGTGGAAGACCGGCCTGGCCGTCCCGGTGCTGCTGGTCGCGGGGCTGCTGCTGGCCGGCGTGCCGGCGGTCGGTTCGTGGCCGGTCCTGGCGCTGATGCTGGCCGCGGGCCTGCCCGAGCTGTGGAGCCAGACCATCCGCACCGCGGCCGCCTGCCGCCAGGTCTCCGCCGGGGTCTCGTCGGCCCTGGTGGTGCAGCGGGTCGCCACCGCCGCGGCGGTGCTCGGGGCGCTCGCTGCCGGCACCGGTGCCGAGGGCGTGGCGGCCGGGTTCCTGGCCGGCACCGTGGTCGGCTGGCTGGCCCACGTGGTGGCCGCGCGGCGCCTCGACGTGCGCCAGCCGCTGCGCGGGCTGGAGCGGGCCGACCTCGCCGCCGCGGTCCACGAGACCGTGCTGGTCGGCGTCAGCGGGCTGGTGCTGATGCTGCTCTTCCGTGTCGACGTGCTCATCCTCGGCCAGCTCGAGGGCGCCGAGGCGGTCGCCGTCTACACGGTCGCCTACCGGATCCTCGAGACGGTGCTCTTCGTGACCTACGCGATCAACTCGGCGGTGCTGCCGGTGCTGAGCTCGACCGCCAGCAGTGCGACGCGCCGCCTGGGCGTCGAACGGGCGATCGCGGTCGGCGGGTTCGTCTACCTGCCCTTCGTCGCGGTGTCGGTGATGGAGGGCCGCGACGTCATCGACCTGCTCTTCGGCCCGACGTACGCCGACGCGGCCGCGCCGGTGCTGGCCTGGCTGGCACCGGCGGCCCTGCTGCTGGCCGTGGCCAGCTTCACCGACTCGCTGCTGCACGTGCTGGGCCGCCACCGCGCCCTGCTGGCCTCCTCCAGCGTCGCCCTGGTCATCAACGTGGCCCTCAACCTCGCCCTCATCCCGGTGCTCGGCGCGACCGGCGCAGCGCTGTCGACGACGGCGTCGTACCTGGTGCAGGCCGTGGCGGTCCTGGTCTTCCTGGAGCGCGCGGGGGAGCGGCCCTCCGTCCTGCGCCCCCTGCTCAGCGCCAGCGGGGCGTCGCTCGTGCTGGTCGCGGTGCTGGCGCTGATCCACCTCCCGGTGCTGGCCGAGCTGCTCGTCGGCGCCGTCGCCTACCTCGCCACCTGGCTGCTCCTGGTGCGGCGCCTGGCACCCGAGCAGCAGCAGGTGCTCGTGGGGCTCCTGCGCCGCCGCGTCGCCTGA
- a CDS encoding deoxyguanosinetriphosphate triphosphohydrolase yields MDALDLYDEHARERLVPEPPKRVDAPERTPFERDRARVVHAAASRRLAAKTQVVGPQSDDFVRNRLTHSLEVAQVARDLSRALGSLPDIAETAALAHDLGHPPFGHNGERVLAELSGACGGFEGNAQTLRLLTRLEAKTIDAEGRSVGLNLTRATLDACTKYPWPRGAAEAPSGVHADGSPREVHKFGVYEDDLPVFDWMRAPVPGGGVRRCLEAQVMDLADDVAYSVHDVEDGTVAGRVDLTELDTAGVWATVRAWYEPGADDDVLDEVLAGLRSVGSWPTTPYDASRRSLAALKNLTSDLIGRFCGEVQAATFAAADGPFVRYRADLVVPERTRLEVAVLKGVAAHYVMQAEDRIAVMSRQRELMAELVSLLLERGPDALDRPFADDWHEAGDDAERLRVVVDQVASLTDASAVARWEQLRARG; encoded by the coding sequence ATGGACGCCCTGGACCTCTACGACGAGCACGCGCGCGAGCGCCTGGTGCCCGAGCCGCCCAAGCGGGTCGACGCGCCCGAGCGCACCCCCTTCGAGCGCGACCGCGCCCGCGTGGTGCACGCCGCAGCCTCCCGGCGGCTCGCGGCCAAGACCCAGGTGGTGGGTCCGCAGAGCGACGACTTCGTGCGCAACCGGCTCACCCACAGTCTCGAGGTCGCCCAGGTGGCCCGCGACCTGTCGCGCGCGCTGGGCAGCCTGCCCGACATCGCCGAGACCGCGGCGCTCGCCCACGACCTGGGCCACCCGCCGTTCGGCCACAACGGCGAGCGGGTGCTGGCCGAGCTGAGCGGTGCCTGCGGCGGCTTCGAGGGCAACGCCCAGACGCTGCGGCTGCTGACCCGGCTCGAGGCCAAGACCATCGACGCCGAGGGCCGCTCGGTCGGGCTCAACCTGACCCGGGCCACCCTCGACGCCTGCACGAAGTACCCGTGGCCCCGCGGGGCCGCCGAGGCACCCAGCGGGGTGCACGCCGACGGCTCGCCGCGCGAGGTGCACAAGTTCGGGGTCTACGAGGACGACCTGCCGGTCTTCGACTGGATGCGCGCCCCGGTGCCCGGGGGTGGGGTGCGCCGCTGCCTCGAGGCGCAGGTGATGGACCTCGCCGACGACGTCGCCTACTCGGTGCACGACGTCGAGGACGGCACCGTCGCCGGCCGCGTCGACCTCACCGAGCTCGACACCGCAGGGGTCTGGGCGACCGTCCGCGCCTGGTACGAGCCGGGCGCCGACGACGACGTGCTCGACGAGGTGCTCGCGGGGCTGCGCTCGGTCGGCTCGTGGCCCACCACGCCGTACGACGCCTCGCGGCGCAGCCTGGCGGCGCTGAAGAACCTGACCAGCGACCTGATCGGCCGCTTCTGCGGCGAGGTGCAGGCCGCGACCTTCGCGGCCGCCGACGGCCCGTTCGTGCGCTACCGCGCCGACCTGGTCGTGCCCGAGCGCACCCGCCTCGAGGTCGCGGTGCTCAAGGGGGTCGCGGCCCACTACGTGATGCAGGCCGAGGACCGCATCGCGGTGATGTCGCGCCAGCGCGAGCTGATGGCCGAGCTGGTCTCCCTGCTCCTCGAGCGTGGTCCCGACGCCCTCGACCGGCCCTTCGCCGACGACTGGCACGAGGCCGGCGACGACGCCGAGCGGCTGCGGGTGGTCGTCGACCAGGTGGCCTCGCTGACCGACGCGAGCGCGGTGGCGCGCTGGGAACAGCTCAGGGCCCGCGGCTAG